The DNA segment AATCCCAGGACGGGTAACTTGCCGTGAAGTAAGCGAAGTGGCATCACCGTGGTTCCCGCTACCTGAAACGGCTTTTCTGGGGCGATGGTTCGCGGTTCCAGTTGCGGTCGAGCGCCCGGGTGGGTCGTCGGGGAGGTCAAGAAGGCGTAGTCGTAAGAGTGTCGAATGCGGGCTTCGACCGCGGGTTCACAGTAGAGCGGGACGGGGTGCCCCAGGTAGAAAGGGAAGAGCCGTAGATCGTCCAGGCCAAACAGGTGGTCAGCATGGGCATGGGTGAAGGCGACCGCTTGGACCAAGCCTATATCTTCGCGAAGTAGTTGCGTTCTGAGGTCTGGAGGGGTGTCGATCAACAAATTTCCGGCGGGCAGTCCCAGCAGGATGGCACATCGAGTCCGTTGGTCGCGCGGATGCCCGCCCGTGCAGACAGGGCAGTCACAACCCAGGGCAGGGACGCCGACGCTGGTGCCTGTTCCAAGGAAAACAACCTTTCCTTCGATGGAGCGACCGCGGGCGGCGGGCGTTTGAGGGGATTTTTCGGGCATCAGTACCGTGGGGATAGGGGGCGACTGGGATCGTCCGTTGGAATCGCAAAAAGAGACCTGAAACATGGTATGCCATGGGACCCCTTTTCCAATACGGGGGAAACCTGCCATACTTCGCAATTCGTTCTGTCTCCAAGGTGTCCAGTGCTACGCTGTTGAACAGGCCCACAGACGAGAACAGACCCGCTAAAACACCGGTTAATTAGAGGATATTTAGGAATGCTAAAGAATTTTTCACCACAGGGATTGGGGATCACAGGTCGCCAGAGCGAACTAATCGAATTGGCTTTGACCTACGCTTTCCGTGGAATGGAGGTCAATATGACCGACATGTTGAAACGGACCCAGCGAACCAGCTTCGAAGATGCTTCGAAGTACCTGCGGGCGGCTGAGATCGAAATCGGGTGCTTTGATTGTGGCGTCGATTTGAACACCACCGATGAAGAGTTCACCGTTCAGCTTGGCCAGGTTCATCCCTTGGCTGAAGTTGCTCAGCAATTGGGCGCCAAGACCGCAACGATCCGCTTGCCATCGGCAACCGATATCGCAGCATTCCCCGAATTCTTCGAAACGGTTTCTGGCCGTATCAAGCAGGTTGCTGAAGTCCTTGCAGGCAAAGAAATTCGCCTCGGGATCGGTTTTGCCGCTGGTGCTGAAAAATTGGAAGGTTTCCAGTTCCCATTCGTGAACACTGTCGAAAGCTTCTTGGCACTCGCCAAGAATGTCACTGGCGACACGATCGGATACGTTCTTGATACCTGGGACTGGCAGGTTGGTGGCGGAACTCTTGAGCAAGTCAAAACCGTTCCAGCCGACAAAGTTTTTGTCGTCCGTTACGGCGAACTGACCGAAGACGCGACTCCAGAAACGGCCAAGAGCACCGATCGCATCTTGCCAACCGTTGACGGGCCATTGAATCACGTCGAAATCACCAAGTACTTGGCTTCCGCCGACGTCGACGCAGCAATCATGCCGACCGCCTCGGGCGCTCAGT comes from the Roseimaritima multifibrata genome and includes:
- a CDS encoding MBL fold metallo-hydrolase, with product MAGFPRIGKGVPWHTMFQVSFCDSNGRSQSPPIPTVLMPEKSPQTPAARGRSIEGKVVFLGTGTSVGVPALGCDCPVCTGGHPRDQRTRCAILLGLPAGNLLIDTPPDLRTQLLREDIGLVQAVAFTHAHADHLFGLDDLRLFPFYLGHPVPLYCEPAVEARIRHSYDYAFLTSPTTHPGARPQLEPRTIAPEKPFQVAGTTVMPLRLLHGKLPVLGFRVGDFAYCTDTNQVPEETMAKLKGVRTFVIDALRLKSHPTHFSLDEALEIAAEVGAERTVLTHISHDLGYERIQPNLPAGVQMAYDGLELPLSLDS
- a CDS encoding TIM barrel protein, producing MLKNFSPQGLGITGRQSELIELALTYAFRGMEVNMTDMLKRTQRTSFEDASKYLRAAEIEIGCFDCGVDLNTTDEEFTVQLGQVHPLAEVAQQLGAKTATIRLPSATDIAAFPEFFETVSGRIKQVAEVLAGKEIRLGIGFAAGAEKLEGFQFPFVNTVESFLALAKNVTGDTIGYVLDTWDWQVGGGTLEQVKTVPADKVFVVRYGELTEDATPETAKSTDRILPTVDGPLNHVEITKYLASADVDAAIMPTASGAQYKERTREATVNAAQEAIDAIFEGAGLPVTPRPMDLVSSMPYEPTPMN